The Dreissena polymorpha isolate Duluth1 chromosome 4, UMN_Dpol_1.0, whole genome shotgun sequence region atgattgaaatcttcacggagtaaaaggcattttccctgcaaagtccacgaacctcgataccttaattcaataaaacgtatgaaaaaaacattcttgccGTGCTTGTTGTTGCAGTATGCATCAatactaactgtccagcgcattttgaaacctttgtttacatacatttcaactgactgacattttaaacacacgagtgatttcattggtccagtgcgaaggtgtgtctttataacttaagatttcattcataaatacggtttGATCGATGTttactgggtcaagcgaattgtgtatcgcgttatttcttaaaatttgacccagcatgtgtagaaatattacaagatatatacatttccagaaaggaaattcatttctgcgttgaataagaccggttcatgaaaatcgctgcaaaattgatgaagtaatggctgttcaaagcgatgtaccttgttatatatatatttgatattgaatTGTTTTTcggaaaagttgatttttcgttataatatgataatttatcatttgaaatgaagttttcactaattaatatcatagccacacgctaacgaCCTGTGATACGATCGCACCTTTAGCCTATGTTTCAGTTGTTGTGTATTTGGAAGTAATCTTGTttctataaaaacatttaaaaagaaGACGACGTTATTTATGGTACAATTTTAATGCGAGTAAATTGCGAGTTTATGTTCCGTTTCTTTTTCACAATGAAATATTATAGGATAGCGATCAAACtatatataatgatttatttatcaaaataaatgaaattgtgCTATAGTAAGACTTCTCTCCTGACAGTGAAGCTAAAGTTTGACTTCTTTATTTCTACGCTTAGCTTGAATTCAACgatttttgtttgtgtgtgtttatttctcTTTACAGACAATAGATCAAACAACTAAGAAAAGGAATGTAGAAGTATGCGTGTCAATTGACTTTGGAACAACCTACACCGGCtatgcattttcatttaaaaaaattcataCCTATATGTTTGGAAATGAAAGGAAGGTAACAAATCTTTCCATCATAAACCATTATAAATGCATGTTTGAATTACATTAATGAACATTATTTGTATCATGCCAAGGCACGTTTTATACTGAGCTATTTATATTCATGAAGATGCCAACTGTTGTGCTCTTGGATCCCGACAGAAAACTGGCTGCGTTCGGCTCTGAGGCAACCACAAAATATCTAGAATTATGCGAAACGAACGAACATGAAGGCTGGTATTTGTTTGAGCGTTTCAAAATGGCTCTCTTTGTTCAAGATGCGGTGTGTATACATTGTAAATTTATAAGTTAAACGTATTTTCTCTTTACTGGATTGACAACCATGGTCGATTTTTATACTTTTTAGTTTCTAGAACATAACCTAGTAACTTATAATGTGTTATTTCCGTAGCCGCTTGATAAAGACATTGAAATTGAAGAAATACTTGAAAAGAAATTAAAGGCCATCGATGTGTTTACCGAGgcgattaaatatattaaaacagagGTAATATCAGCATTAAGACACAGAACAATTCTCGACACGACAAAAGCTGAAGTAAAAAGTGAAGCAGACATTCACTGGGTATTAACAGTACCTGCAATTTGGAATGACCTTTCGAAGAAATTTATGAGAGATGCTGCAATAAATGTAAGTTATAGCTTGTTCATAGTTCATAGAAACTTTCAATTGTTTTTACGTAGCCGTCCGACATCAAGTTTGACGTGGATCTCTTGCAAAGTGGACAACGAAAAGCAAAATCTCGATATGTTAATACTTTATATATTGTAATCTTCAACAAAAGTGTTGCATTTGGAATCAAAAAGTACGTAGATGTTCAAATATATTGCGGCGGCAATAAACTTAACTTTGATGTGGGGTTATTTAATGACTCTGTTTATTATGCATtgaatataacatacatttataatacatttacaatatacaattacatatatTGGAGTATGTATAGACTGCATAGTAGTGGCGAACCACAATAGGCAAACAAACGGCTAACACAACAGAGCCCTGTAGCAAGTTTAATTTTTTAAGACGTGTTTCCCACAGGAAATAAtctcaatgtttattttaaaatgtttgtgttcCCCCTTAGACTATCCATGTTTGCGTGTCTTAATCCAAAGACCCATTTATACACAATATATGCTCGACAATAAACACATACAATTAAGCTCCGTTAGTGGGTGTGGTCAATAAATCATACAAGCGttatgttaaaattaaaatgacataTTGCAATTAACAATGAACACATATTGACATGACAACCTTGAATATGAAAATGAATGCATGTGCTTCGGAAAAGAATAAATAGTAAGTGACTTTCAGTAAATTAACCTTTTACCGAATTCATTATATTGACTTTTTTCTAAGCATTATTTTGTTTGCTGCTCTATTAACATgtgaaatatataatttgatcCAAAACATATTCAAGTATCTTAAGATCACGCAAATAGATActatacacacacacgcacgcacgcgcaccCTCACACACGCGCcagttttgaatatttattttacaacaggGTTGGTCTTAAGTAATGTTGAACTTACCTTAGAAGCTGAAAATATTATCGCACGTGTCTTTTATTCATGTTTGCACCATCAACACATAGacagttttttgttttcaaataggcTGACATGTATGTGTATTAAGCTTCAATGACCTTTAATGCGTAACTTTTCTGGACTGTTTGACTAATCAGTACATGTACACTCGCTGGCATCAAAACCAACTGCAAGAGGTAAATTAGTCGTTAACGTAACTAGTGTAAATGCATAATTGTATATTAATTGATAGGATGAAACGACTTACTCATGCATATTATGAATAATGTCCTCCATAACCCTGCGATTGAAAAATACTTAAATGATGACTTATAAAGAGTATTAAAAAAACGTTAATTTCTAACCTTAGGCTGGGATTCCGAGCGAAGTTCTTACTCTTGCTCTAGAACCTGAGGTAGCATCATTATTCTGCAAGAAACAATTGAGATATGAAGATTCGTCCGGCCGTCGCTACATCGTCCTCGATCTTGGAGGCGCGTAATATTAGTATCAATATGTAatgttacatttttatgtattttcgTTTTCCTTTTAccaatttagaaaaatattattccttacacatttcatatatatatgttCGTTATTTCACTAGGTGGCACTGCTGACATTACTATTCATGAGGTGAATCCTGATGGGACATTGAAAGAGATACATCAACCAATGGGTGGGGATTTTGGCGGCACAAGCGTCGATCAAATGTTCGTTAGAACATTAATTCAAGTATTTGGAGCACCGGCCTTTCAAAACTTCAAGAAGAATTCCATGTGTGAATATAAAGATTTAATGCAAAAATTCGAAGAAAAGAAATGTAGATTCGATGGTCAAAATAAAATACGTATTAAATTCCCATCTCAACTTAGTGAAATTTTTGTACGCGAGACAAATGAGTCATTTGAATCAAGTTTACGCCAAACGCATTTTGAAAATGACATAAATTTGGTAACGGACAAAATGGTTCTTTCTGTCAAGCTGGTGAAGTCATTTTTTGATGATGCAATTGACAAAATTGTTCGATTAATAAACGATTTATTAAACAAGGTTTCAGGCATCGATGATATTGTACTGGTAGGAGGGTTTTCTGAATCTAAATACCTGCAAACCGTTATGCGCAGCACCTTTGGTAATAAGATTATCATACCATCATACCAATCCTCAGCGGTTCAGCATGGGGCGGTAATCTACGGTTACGAACAAAAGGGC contains the following coding sequences:
- the LOC127877072 gene encoding heat shock 70 kDa protein 12A-like isoform X1; translation: MGKASSKGKQTIDQTTKKRNVEVCVSIDFGTTYTGYAFSFKKIHTYMFGNERKMPTVVLLDPDRKLAAFGSEATTKYLELCETNEHEGWYLFERFKMALFVQDAPLDKDIEIEEILEKKLKAIDVFTEAIKYIKTEVISALRHRTILDTTKAEVKSEADIHWVLTVPAIWNDLSKKFMRDAAINAGIPSEVLTLALEPEVASLFCKKQLRYEDSSGRRYIVLDLGGGTADITIHEVNPDGTLKEIHQPMGGDFGGTSVDQMFVRTLIQVFGAPAFQNFKKNSMCEYKDLMQKFEEKKCRFDGQNKIRIKFPSQLSEIFVRETNESFESSLRQTHFENDINLVTDKMVLSVKLVKSFFDDAIDKIVRLINDLLNKVSGIDDIVLVGGFSESKYLQTVMRSTFGNKIIIPSYQSSAVQHGAVIYGYEQKGIASRVCKYTYGIARMMEFKSYHLLSKRVTIDGVDFCDDIFYKHIEIGTTVNVADAQNVEAHEYFPSQSEMRNAVLEVYASPKQNPMYVDEEGCQLVGLVKVDIDPKGDINSKFLVKMIFGGTELRIEVTDVKNNIVTISSVDFIG
- the LOC127877072 gene encoding heat shock 70 kDa protein 12A-like isoform X2; this translates as MHFHLKKFIPICLEMKGRKLAAFGSEATTKYLELCETNEHEGWYLFERFKMALFVQDAPLDKDIEIEEILEKKLKAIDVFTEAIKYIKTEVISALRHRTILDTTKAEVKSEADIHWVLTVPAIWNDLSKKFMRDAAINAGIPSEVLTLALEPEVASLFCKKQLRYEDSSGRRYIVLDLGGGTADITIHEVNPDGTLKEIHQPMGGDFGGTSVDQMFVRTLIQVFGAPAFQNFKKNSMCEYKDLMQKFEEKKCRFDGQNKIRIKFPSQLSEIFVRETNESFESSLRQTHFENDINLVTDKMVLSVKLVKSFFDDAIDKIVRLINDLLNKVSGIDDIVLVGGFSESKYLQTVMRSTFGNKIIIPSYQSSAVQHGAVIYGYEQKGIASRVCKYTYGIARMMEFKSYHLLSKRVTIDGVDFCDDIFYKHIEIGTTVNVADAQNVEAHEYFPSQSEMRNAVLEVYASPKQNPMYVDEEGCQLVGLVKVDIDPKGDINSKFLVKMIFGGTELRIEVTDVKNNIVTISSVDFIG